From Xylocopa sonorina isolate GNS202 chromosome 2, iyXylSono1_principal, whole genome shotgun sequence, a single genomic window includes:
- the Gw gene encoding trinucleotide repeat containing adaptor protein gawky isoform X3: MFPHNSSSHEISTETNAFVQNSMENVVVLGKNSPKGVGKGRESENDRYCDIEFINNNMMVKPISHLENTAANDFLTVLSNQTGKFILTSRSSTCQSVASSTTKHPIKNNLLTYDNKKNNINNNNNNINSNNNSNNNNNINNNNNNNPKLNGRSNRAEHNHQDDRKTAVNTTTKRKQPGLSGNNKPGSTGNNSKSISKTLSDNKTSFSVLNIRVLSISVNLRLTGDKCAIDEGVPSLVKIPKSDRPSSGHFSLDSLDNYSLLGSCLHPGKYNNIKSNSSLLSNNNDNYKSVILLSSTSNHYFLRVEMDGGAIAMRLRTRLNPFKFLTNSSFGGLSFRRRFHFESQDHYFRITKMILLNVLIIRTKHSSIEFNFNMPNNLMKYSASEMQNLMILLHAMVLRKLNSKMLTCMRNLTQNMNYVFLLKIFRGMYSELLKKEHLNAWLLIRTSDMLILNLKKKTVEMLSWVINGISDVATITVGALSFQDNVKSNEPSGTYFARYRYSGLHMRLGPEFVKSLSKSTIGDRFRVKGENQDEFALYIPTMTTCKPTMTLTRQSASRIIGVPGSRPNYFEILWPDQMHTPHKFYDSLPNCLMDYHDNSLPEGEGKENALKCFRSFNEQITCRNIDENIRYNVLERINSQTAIYLNGDHYTRTRVFCLCGFEKNYCQNSHESIERNISINTSCSNLLKRTKLKYQADTGVINEKTSEYPCALYQVQKTLYKVHQIIGFNAENIFTQSLMNIKQFTLTSSTFQTAQFIDSESLNVMKMDVVVDVCNCNQCKKCQTTLRLKDEQSSEANPITSASSKESFSKNKSISGLARKQEINNIHGTNRTYLLDYARNLIAATIGSSKDVLQAHKNDLKRVLSLLFGPHCDLDEFNLEYKKRWGIPSILKLAGGGETSLNSGGSTNWGSTQTSATSNNNNNQSGWGGSSGNPSGNSGAPGNWSGNSVNRSVTGNPNANQNQGPPGGQNVPGNVNKVNNPNQQSNQQSGPPTSQSSGTSQGGQNTNQWSQGKSNNPGGSIQNSSLQNNNNSTQQQQQQQQQQQQSNPSSNNNQPNNQTQGSVNSSNTPASNNPSTKQQLEQLNTVREALFSQDGWGCQNVNQDTNWDVPNSPEPSMSKDGLPVWKTPVNNGTDLWEANLRNGGQPPPQQQAKTPWGHTPATNIGGTWGEDDEAADSSNMWTGASTSSQANSAAGQWATAAGNQTGMWGGSNWGDPRIDHRDPRDLRSVDPREMRDPRDHRMSLDPREHMRVMDPMARDPRMTDMRGDPRGISGRLNGANADAMWGQPPGPPHHQMGHQHPSGPPAKMLNPSNINQWTAPPPKDIMPGKPSGWEEPSPPTQRRNVPNYDDGTSLWGNPTPNQRTIPGSKVSHWKDLPTPNLGRAAGMQCPPGMPQNRMPGQPGMKPDVSGPMWGHPGAPGGRNGSWAEGPHDAGSWEDPKTPSTWNEAQINPGTWGGPSAHKPKPMGPAGSWGDTDMDSTPGWGHPMKPTLTKEVIWNSREFRYLCDMGFKKEDVELALRNREMNREEALELLSQVRPLDQWRRHEAHSTYDPTNQPATASAYPRFNHVGQQMSFPQLQGTGVPSGNATGSVGGSVASASLLKLQQQQQQTAVPLQQQQSSSNAPQPPFNQASRAPQNPPSAQQLRLLVQQIQLAVQEGYLNHQILNQPLAPQTLILLNQLLQQIKVLQQLHQQHTVQSAVKGNGQSVLQISVQITKTKQQIANLQNQIAVQQATYMKQQQQQQQQQQQQQHPVPPSQSSEYYKNSVHDPMSALQNSFTDLTMNKEPPVSQQQSRLNQWKLPSLDKDGELVSNEFSRAPGTTSKPAATPAGLTRSHSSPNMNPLLGQGDGTWSTRLGESGWPDAGNTDSTDGKDWQPSGAAAGAAAFTDLVPEFEPGKPWKMKSIEDDPSITPGSIVRSPLSLATIKDPDTIFSSSSKTSPPPQQPTNLDTSIPSLSNSTWTFNPPATTPNVFTSSKNTWGESAPPPTAVTSELWGAPMSKVRGPPPGLASKVTGNTSNGWAGFGTVGRSSSWGFQSSTNAAWVSTWLLLKNLTPQIDGSTLKTLCMQHGPVQDFRLYLNHGIALTKYSSRDEAIKAQGALNNCVLGNTTIFAESPADTDVVHSLLQQLSHGGQQQAGTTTGAGWGMRPSNKTGLPPDTWGGSSSQLWGAPPSSNSLWSNAGIDSNDQQRATPSSLNSYLPGDLLGGESM, encoded by the exons ATGTTTCCACACAATTCTAGTTCACATGAGATTTCTACAGAAACAAATGCCTTCGTACAAAATTCCATG GAGAATGTAGTAGTATTAGGGAAAAACAGTCCGAAAGGGGTTGGGAAGGGAAGAGAATCAGAGAATGATAGGTACTGTGATATCGAGTTCATAAACAACAACATGATGGTCAAACCTATTAGCCATCTCGAAAATACCGCCGCCAATGACTTTTTAACCGTCCTGTCGAACCAAACtg GCAAGTTTATCTTGACCAGTCGAAGCTCGACCTGCCAGTCAGTGGCGTCGTCAACCACAAAACACCCAATAAAAAATAATCTTCTAACGTacgataataaaaaaaataatattaataataataataacaatattaatagtaataataatagtaataataataataatattaataataataataataataatcctaAATTAAATGGTCGCTCAAATCGAGCGGAACATAATCATCAAGACGATCGAAAAACAGCAGTTAATACAACAACAAAAAGAAAACAACCGGGCTTGTCCGGCAATAACAAACCGGGCAGCACCGGCAATAACTCTAAGTCTATATCTAAGACATTAAGTGATAATAAGACTAGCTTTAGCGTACTAAACATTAGGGTACTAAGTATAAGCGTAAATCTACGATTAACAGGAGATAAGTGTGCAATCGATGAAGGGGTACCTAGCCTAGTTAAGATACCCAAGTCTGATCGCCCCTCATCAGGCCACTTTTCTCTCGACTCTCTTGACAATTACTCCTTACTAGGATCCTGCCTTCATCCGGGTAAATACAATAATATTAAGTCTAATTCTAGCCTCCTAAGTAATAATAACGATAACTACAAGTCTGTGATATTGCTCAGCTCAACCAGTAACCATTATTTCCTCCGCGTTGAAATGGACGGTGGTGCGATTGCAATGAGACTAAGAACCCGTTTGAATCCATTCAAATTCTTGACGAACTCTTCTTTCGGCGGTTTATCGTTCCGAAGACGATTTCATTTCGAATCGCAGGATCACTACTTTAGAATTACGAAGATGATCTTATTAAACGTTCTAATTATTCGAACCAAACATTCTTCGATTGAATTCAATTTTAATATGCCAAATAATTTGATGAAATATTCAGCGTCGGAAATGCAAAATTTGATGATCTTGTTACACGCAATGGTTTTAAGAAAGTTAAACAGTAAAATGTTAACCTGTATGAGAAATCTTACACAAAATATGAACTATGTGTTCCTGTTAAAAATCTTTAGAGGAATGTATTCAGAGCTTCTGAAAAAAGAACATCTAAACGCTTGGTTATTGATAAGAACCTCAGATATGTTAATTCTGAACTTAAAGAAAAAGACGGTGGAGATGTTGTCCTGGGTAATTAATGGTATTAGTGACGTGGCAACAATTACTGTTGGTGCTCTTTCATTTCAGGATAATGTTAAGTCTAACGAGCCTTCGGGCACTTACTTCGCGCGCTATAGGTACTCGGGGTTACATATGCGTCTTGGCCCTGAGTTTGTTAAGTCTCTTTCTAAGTCTACTATAGGGGATAGATTTAGGGTTAAGGGGGAGAACCAAGACGAGTTCGCTCTCTACATTCCTACTATGACTACCTGCAAGCCTACGATGACGCTTACACGCCAATCTGCATCCCGAATAATCGGTGTACCTGGATCTCGGCCGAACTACTTCGAGATATTATGGCCCGACCAAATGCACACTCCTCACAAATTTTATGACAGTTTGCCAAACTGTTTAATGGACTATCACGATAATTCTCTTCCAGAAGGAGAAGGCAAAGAGAATGCTTTGAAATGTTTCCGTTCTTTTAACGAACAAATCACATGCCGAAACATTGATGAAAATATTAGGTATAATGTACTGGAAAGGATCAATTCTCAAACTGCTATCTACTTGAATGGCGATCATTATACTCGAACAAGAGTATTTTGCTTATGCGGTTTTGAGAAAAACTATTGCCAAAATTCGCACGAGTCAATAGAAAGAAATATTTCTATTAATACATCGTGCTCTAATTTACTTAAACGAACGAAGCTGAAGTATCAAGCTGATACTGGTGTAATAAATGAGAAAACTTCAGAATATCCTTGTGCTTTATATCAAGTTCAAAAGACATTATACAAAGTACATCAAATTATCGGATTTAATGCTGAGAACATTTTCACACAAAGTCTGATGAATATCAAGCAATTCACCCTAACCAGTTCGACGTTTCAAACTGCCCAGTTTATTGACAGTGAGAGTTTAAATGTAATGAAGATGGATGTCGTAGTAGACGTATGTAATTGCAATCAGTGTAAAAAATGTCAAACTACTCTTCGTTTAAAGGATGAACAAAGCTCTGAAGCAAATCCCATCACTTCTGCTTCATCAAAAGAAAGTTTCTCCAAGAACAAATCAATTTCTGGTCTCGCAAGAAAACAAGAAATTAACAATATACATGGCACGAATCGAACTTATCTGCTAGATTATGCAAGGAACCTCATAGCAGCGACTATTGGAAGCTCTAAAGATGTCTTACAGGCTCACAAGAATGATCTTAAACGCGTGTTATCGCTCCTCTTTGGACCACATTGTGATCTTGATGAGTTCAATTTGGAGTATAAAAAAAGGTGGGGAATTCCTAGTATTCTTAAATTGGCCGGCGGAGGTGAAACTTCATTGAACAGTGGTGGATCTACAAATTGGGGCTCTACGCAAACGAGCGCAACAAGTAATAACAACAATAATCAATCAGGATGGGGAGGAAGCTCGGGAAATCCTTCTGGAAATAGTGGAGCACCTGGAAATTGGTCTGGAAACAGTGTAAATAGGTCCGTTACTGGTAATCCAAATGCAAATCAAAATCAAGGACCTCCTGGTGGGCAAAATGTTCCAG GTAATGTGAACAAGGTGAACAATCCAAATCAACAATCAAATCAACAATCTGGTCCACCAACTTCCCAATCAAGTGGAACAAGTCAAGGTGGTCAAAACACTAACCAGTGGTCACAAGGGAAGTCTAATAATCCTGGAGGATCCATCCAGAATtcttctcttcaaaataataataattcaacccaacaacaacaacaacagcagcagcaacagcaacagtcaAACCCCAGTAGCAATAACAATCAACCGAATAATCAGACTCAGGGATCTGTTAACAGTAGTAATACACCAGCGAGCAATAACCCTTCAACAAAACAACAATTAGAGCAGTTGAATACAGTGAGGGAAGCACTTTTTAGTCAGGATGGTTGGGGATGT CAGAATGTGAATCAGGACACAAACTGGGATGTCCCAAATTCTCCAGAACCTAGTATGTCCAAAGATGGACTTCCAGTGTGGAAAACACCAGTAAACAATGGTACCGATTTGTGGGAAGCCAATCTCAGAAATGGTGGTCAACCTCCACCTCAACAACAAGCTAAAACACCTTGGGGTCATACCCCAGCAACAAACATTGGTGGAACCTGGGGTGAAGATGATGAGGCAGCTGATTCATCAAATATGTGGACTGGTGCTTCCACATCTTCTCAAGCAAACTCTGCCGCTGGACAATGGGCAACTGCAGCCGGTAATCAAACCGGTATGTGGGGAG GATCTAACTGGGGTGATCCAAGAATCGACCATCGAGATCCTCGTGATCTTCGTTCAGTTGATCCTAGAGAGATGCGAGATCCCCGTGATCATAGAATGTCTTTGGATCCTCGAGAACATATGCGCGTAATGGATCCAATGGCTCGAGATCCTAGAATGACAGATATGCGCGGAGATCCACGTGGGATTTCTGGTAGATTAAATGGTGCCAATGCAGATGCAATGTGGGGACAGCCGCCAGGTCCACCACATCATCAAATGGGACATCAACATCCTTCAGGACCTCCAGCAAAAATGTTAAATCCTTCTAATATAAATCAGTGGACAGCGCCGCCACCAAAGGATATAATGCCAGGGAAACCTTCAGGTTGGGAAGAGCCATCTCCACCAACACAAAGAAGAAACGTTCCAAACTATGATGATGGCACCAGTTTATGGGGAAATCCTACTCCTAACCAGAGGACCATACCCGGCAGTAAAGTTTCTCATTGGAAAGATCTTCCAACACCGAATTTAGGAAGAGCAGCAG GAATGCAATGCCCTCCCGGCATGCCACAGAACAGAATGCCAGGTCAACCTGGAATGAAACCAGATGTTAGTGGACCAATGTGGGGGCACCCTGGTGCTCCTGGTGGACGAAACGGTAGTTGGGCGGAAGGACCACATGACGCAGGTTCATGGGAAGACCCAAAAACACCAAGTACTTGGAACGAAGCTCAGATAAATCCTGGAACTTGGGGTGGACCTAGTGCGCACAAACCTAAACCAATGGGACCCGCTGGAAGCTGGGGTGATACTGATATGGATTCTACCCCTGGTTGGGGCCATCCTATGAAACCAACACTTACAAAAGAAGTTATATGGAACAGTAGAGAATTTCGGTACCTTTGTGACATGGGTTTTAAA AAAGAAGATGTTGAATTAGCGTTGAGAAATCGCGAAATGAATAGagaggaggcattggaactacTGAGTCAAGTGCGGCCTTTAGATCAATGGAGAAGACACGAGGCACACTCCACTTATGATCCAACGAATCAACCCGCAACTGCGTCAGCATATCCAAGATTTAATCACGTCGGACAGCAAATGTCTTTTCCTCAG TTACAGGGTACTGGAGTGCCAAGTGGAAATGCAACTGGCAGTGTAGGAGGATCAGTTGCCAGTGCAAGTTTATTGAAGttacaacaacagcagcaacaaacTGCAGTTCCATTGCAGCAACAACAATCTAGCAGCAATGCGCCACAACCACCTTTCAATCAG GCTTCCAGAGCTCCTCAGAATCCACCTAGTGCTCAACAACTACGTTTGTTAGTACAACAGATTCAGCTAGCCGTCCAGGAAGGTTACTTAAACCATCAAATTTTAAATCAACCACTTGCACCTCAAACTCTAATACTCTTGAATCAATTATTACAACAAATCAAAGTTCTACAGCAGCTTCATCAACAACATACAGTGCAAAGTGCAGTGAAGGGTAATGGCCAATCTGTTCTTCAGATCAGTGTACAAATTACGAAAACAAAGCAGCAAATTGCAAATCTTCAAAATCAAATTGCCGTGCAACAAGCTACTTATATgaagcaacagcaacaacagcagcagcagcagcagcagcaacaacatccTGTGCCACCATCTCAAAGTTCAGAATATTATAAGAACTCCGTACATGATCCTATGTCAGCTTTACAAAATAGCTTTACTGACTTAACAATGAACAAGGAACCTCCTGTT AGTCAGCAACAGTCAAGACTAAACCAATGGAAGTTACCTTCTTTGGACAAGGACGGAGAGTTAGTTTCGAACGAGTTCTCAAGAGCACCAGGAACAACCAGTAAGCCAGCAGCTACACCGGCTGGTTTAACGCGATCACACAGTAGTCCTAACATGAATCCTTTGTTGGGTCAAGGAGATGGAACATGGTCCACCAGACTTGGAGAGAGTGGATGGCCAGACGCAGGTAACACCGATTCAACTGACGGAAAGGATTGGCAGCCAAGTGGTGCAGCTGCTGGTGCTGCTGCTTTCACCGATCTTGTACCTGAATTTGAGCCTGGCAAGCCATGGAAG ATGAAGAGCATCGAGGATGATCCAAGTATTACTCCGGGTTCTATCGTCCGTTCACCACTTTCTTTAGCAACGATCAAAGATCCAGATACTATTTTCTCTTCAAGTAGTAAGACTTCACCGCCACCGCAACAACCTACCAATCTCGATACATCCATACCAAGTTTAAGTAATTCTACATGGACATTCAATCCACCTGCCACTACTCCAAACGTATTCACGAG TTCGAAGAATACTTGGGGCGAATCTGCACCACCTCCGACTGCGGTTACTTCGGAGCTCTGGGGAGCACCAATGAGTAAGGTTCGTGGTCCTCCCCCAGGCTTAGCTAGTAAAGTCACGGGAAATACGAGCAATGGCTGGGCAGGTTTTGGCACTGTCGGCAGATCCAGTTCATGGGGCTTCCAATCAAGCACAAATGCTGCCTGGGTTTCTACCTGGTTACTACTTAAGAATCTGACGCCTCAGATCGATGGTTCTACTTTGAAAACTCTCTGCATGCAACACGGTCCTGTTCAAGACTTCCGATTATACCTTAATCATGGAATTGCTTTAACCAAATATTCGTCAAGAGATGAGGCTATTAAG GCACAAGGTGCTCTGAACAATTGCGTCCTGGGCAACACAACAATTTTCGCAGAATCGCCAGCTGATACTGATGTAGTACATAGCTTGTTGCAACAACTTAGTCATGGAGGTCAACAGCAAGCAGGAACGACAACAGGGGCAGGCTGGGGCATGCGACCATCAAACAAAACTGGTCTACCACCGGACACTTGGGGCGGTAGTTCCAGTCAACTATGGGGTGCACCACCAAGCAGCAATTCCCTTTGGAGCAACGCTGGTATCGACAGCAACGATCAACAACGTGCTACGCCTAGTTCTCTGAACTCGTACTTACCCGGAGATCTTCTGGGAGGTGAGTCGATGTAG